Proteins from one Rhizoctonia solani chromosome 5, complete sequence genomic window:
- a CDS encoding cofilin/tropomyosin-type actin-binding protein, with the protein MSSGVGVSSACQDAYQELKLGKKKKYVIFKLSEDMKQIVVDKTSDDPSYETFVKDLPEDEPRWAVYDVQYEKSGAGQRNKLTFFSWNPDSATIKKKMVYSSSKEAIRKSLDGIAAEIQGTALDEVSWEAVLEKVSRGY; encoded by the exons ATG TCTTCCGGAGTTGGAGTGAGCTCTGCATGCCAGGATGCCTACCAAGAGCTCAAGCttgggaagaagaaaaaatacGTTATCTTCAAACTCTCGGAGGACATGAAGCAGATCGTTGTTGACAAAACTTCCGATGACCCCAGCTATGAGACTTTTGTCAAGGATCTCCCTGAG GATGAGCCTCGTTGGGCCGTCTACGATGTTCAGTACGAGAAAAGTGGCGCTGGGCAACGCAACAAGCTCACATTCTTTAGCTG GAACCCCGATTCCGCGACGATCAAGAAGAAGATGGTGTACTCGTCCTCAAAGGAGGCTATCCGTAAATCTTTGGATGGCATTGCAGCTGAGATTCAGGGGACGGCGCTTGATGAGGTTAGCTGGGAAGCAG TTTTGGAGAAGGTATCGCGCGGCTACTAA
- a CDS encoding cofilin/tropomyosin-type actin-binding protein: MASRLGIRLATRSLRQPVARVQLGRRAMSSATPKQSSDAPWIGIAAIITVGGFATILGGGDKAAHHASKPKASAKEEPKEEHKEKSSSKGAPQKSDDNEAGADNVDGSVSPAEVQESIKQSIKVDEPSTAKAEEAKSSGPPKKSTDSGSESGDDEYVKVENISAKDTQEALAQSEKADVPAIAKPTEEKEARSKSGSK; encoded by the exons ATGGCATCTCGACTGGGAATCAGATTGGCCACTAGGTCTTTGAGACAACCCGTTGCCCGGGTCCAGCTTGGCCGACGGGCAATGTCGTCTGCTACACCTAAACAGTCGTCCGATGCACCTTGGATT GGTATCGCTGCTATTATAACAGTTGGAGGT TTCGCGACTATTTTGGGTGGAGGTGATAAGGCCGCCCATCACGCTAGCAAACCAAAAGCCTCCGCTAAAGAGGAGCCTAAAGAAGAACACAAAGAGAAAAGTTCATCGAAAGGCGCTCCTCAAAAGAGTGATGATAACGAGGCTGGAGCTGATAACGTTGATGGAAGCGTAAGCCCAGCTGAAGTGCAGGAATCTATTAAACAGAGTATT AAAGTAGATGAGCCTTCGACCGCAAAAGCTGAGGAAGCTAAGTCTTCTGGCCCTCCTAAGAAATCCACCGACTCCGGCTCCGAATCTGGTGACGACGAATACGTCAAAGTCGAAAATATTTCAGCAAAGGACACCCAAGAAGCGTTGGCTCAGAGCGAG AAAGCAGATGTCCCCGCGATTGCCAAGCCAACTGAGGAGAAGGAGGCTCGGTCTAAGTCCGGGTCCAAATAA
- a CDS encoding rhamnogalacturonate lyase, with protein sequence MGPHFKSSLLALFPLAWQAAATLTLSETSTTYTLQNERLKAVVAKPGGKITEVTLDGTSLLGPGQGLYLDCYCTPSGFYVPGSSSPTLELLNGTDSTGTKWGGIALRENYKPTGQVFEQLWFLREGETGLHAFTRTAYFNESVPFLRNLQELRTLFRPNTPLWTHLSTNQKQWGPLPSKAAVASQWYLGNTPNDPYVQQVADYFTKYTFADTWRDHKAHGLYADGSTSNGTAYGAWLVMNTRDTYFGGPIHTDLTVDGSRIITLFPIITEMALPTLPLDSRTSLSTLRADAEKLADPTWNAAFYDDIASHVPNYVTTSGRGTFQRKSTFPRARKGQLLCLALAATTSRLTKLTRKHFNIGATLNQMGHFDPRVKAGNYRLTVYADGIFGQYIQDNVTVKAGIVNPAIKVTWKEESAGTELWRLGTPDKTSGEFRHGFTTDPKKSLHPEEYRIYWGYHDFPTDFPNGVNFTIGKSDIAKDWNYVHWSVFGPSYTRKNAVWDNMNNWTINFDYSRKKLKANSTATFTVQLAGAKTASDNGPYTNFDLNVVVNGNAPLPFHIPWYQSSSCAVRSAVSCYNLGEKLKFPESWLNNGKNSIVLSLPFNATDIETAVLPASIYVQYDALRLEVHHQRAKNDISLPWPCEDPKIEANTPELPRAASFLRTGAPQQPKLSAYGSNQSYPNPANTSPHEILGFGFAWSLAVGASAKSIYEACQSTQGKKLSPTAGCPVGEYNTTCVDMLKMLRLANRYQEAVLSLPQDTSPQWILIGAGVYKEAVNVTRKGPTTLLGTTNHADKYVQNLVTVYNTTFMNQTTQTAEQDNADTQVLTVAPNKWSTWTGKGFYGDTPEPVPNEWGCTDFRAYNINFENRAATKAVGPALAVGVAFARASFYGCTFKSYQDTVFIGKNGSAVFKGSEVAGSTDYIYGFGTAYFLESTLSNRGPGRLTAWKGDDRYKNKNGVYFDKCRITKSPDADPSLDLVGTMGLGRPWNNLSTVVVMDTYMDNTVMPVGYTIWGSTDPRFNYNVTYFAEYKSHGPGWNATARNISIERILTSAKETKRFSLGSIFGADLNWIDFSY encoded by the exons ATGGGGCCCCACTTCAAGTCCAGTTTATTGGCTCTGTTCCCACTTGCGTGGCAGGCAGCTGCGACACTGACGTTGAGTGAGACATCGACGACGTATACCTTGCAGAACGAACGTCTCAAGGCTGT TGTTGCTAAACCAGGCGGTAAGATCACCGAGGTAACTCTCGATGGCACATCCTTGCTTGGTCCAGGTCAAGGTCTATATCTCGATTGCTACTGCACACCATCCGGTTTCTACGTACCAGGAAGCTCCTCGCCAACCCTCGAGCTCCTCAATGGGACAGATTCAACCGGAACCAAATGGGGTGGTATTGCTTTAAGAGAGAATTATAAACCTACCGGACAAGTCTTTGAACAACTCTGGTTCCTGCGAGAAGGAGAAACAGGCCTTCATGCGTTCACAAGAACGGCCTACTTCAACGAATCA GTGCCATTCTTGCGCAACCTACAGGAGCTACGCACACTTTTCCGCCCAAACACACCTCTTTGGACACATTTATCCACCAATCAGAAGCAGTGGGGGCCTTTGCCGTCCAAGGCTGCAGTAGCTTCTCAG TGGTACCTTGGCAATACTCCGAATGATCCTTACGTTCAGCAAGTTGCTGACTACTTCACAAAGTATACGTTTGCGGATAC CTGGCGCGACCACAAGGCTCACGGCTTATACGCTGATGGTTCCACGTCGAATGGAACTGCTTACGGAGCTTGGCTCGTGATGAACACCCGGGATACCTACTTTGGAGGCCCGATTCATACCGATTTAACCGTGGATGGATCACGTATAATTACATTGTTTCCAATCATCACGGAGATGG CACTCCCAACATTACCC CTTGATTCGCGTACTAGTCTTTCAACCCTTCGAGCTGATGCTGAGAAGCTTGCGGATCCTACCTGGAATGCTGCATTTTACGATGACATTGCATCGCACGTACCCAACTACGTCACCACTTCTGGCCGTGGTACATTCCAGCGAAAATCAACCTTCCCAAGGGCGCGAAAAGGCCAATTGCTGTGCTTAGCGTTAGCGGCTACGACTTCCAGGCTAACGAAGTTGACACGAAAGCACTTCAATATTGGGGCGACATTAAACCAGATGGGCCATTTCGATCCTCGAGTAAAGGCGGGCAATTATCGGCTAACGGTTTATGCGGACG GTATTTTCGGACAGTATATTCAGGACAACGTTACGGTCAAAGCTGGGATCGTCAATCCTGCCATAAAGGTTACATGGAAGGAAGAATCTGCTG GCACGGAACTATGGCGTTTGGGAACACCGGACAAGACATCAGGGGAGTTCCGCCATGGGTTTACTACTGATCCGAAAAAGTCACTCCATCCAGAGGAATACCGCATATA CTGGGGCTATCACGATTTCCCGACCGACTTCCCCAATGGCGTTAATTTCACAATTGGGAAGAGTGACATCGCGAAAGACTGGAACTATGTTCACTGGAGTGTCTTTGGACCGAGCTATACTCGGAAGAACGCGGTTTGGGATAACATGAATAACTGGACGATCAACTTTGACTATTCTCGCAAAAAGTTAAAGGCTAACTCGACCGCGACTTTTACGGTCCAATTGGCAGGCGCCAAGACCGCAAG TGATAATGGACCATATACCAACTTCGATTTGAATGTGGTGGTAAATGGGAATGCACCACTACCATTCCATATTCCTTG GTATCAATCTAGTAGCTGTGCTGTTCGCTCCGCCGTTTCCTGTTACAACCTTGGAGAAAAGCTGAAATTCCCAGAGTCTTGGCTGAATAATGGGAAAAACTCTATTGTTTTGAGTTTGCCTTTCAATGCAACTGATATTGAAACGGCAGTTCTTCCA GCATCGATTTATGTGCAGTATGATGCTCTGCGCCTCGAA GTACATCACCAGCGTGCCAAAAATGACATTAGTTTACCCTGGCCTTGTGAGGATCCAAAGATAGAAGCAAATACTCCAGAATTACCCCGGGCCGCATCGTTTCTCCGGACCGGAGCCCCGCAACAACCCAAACTTTCT GCATACGGGAGTAATCAGAGCTATCCTAACCCCGCCAATACTTCGCCTCATGAAATCCTTGGCTTCGGATTTGCTTGGTCGTTGGCGGTTGGAGCATCTGCCAAGTCAATTTATGAAGCTTGCCAGTCAACTCAGGGGAAGAAGCTCAGTCCGACGGCGGGGTGCCCTGTAGGCGAGTACAATACTACCTGCGTTGACATGCTTAAAATGCTGAGGCTCGCCAACAGGTACCAA GAGGCGGTTCTCTCGTT GCCACAAGACACGTCACCACAATGGATTTTGATTGGGGCAGGCGTTTACAAGGAGGCAGTCAACGTCACTCGTAAAGGACCCACTACTCTTCTTGGCACTACCAACCACGCAGATAAAT ATGTACAGAATCTCGTCACAGTATACAATACGACGTTCATGAACCAAACGACTCAGACGGCAGAGCAAGATAACGCAGATACTCAAGTCCTCACGGTAGCTCCCAACAAGTGGTCAACATGGACTGGAAAGGGTTTCTACGGAGACACGCCTGAACCAGTACCCAAT GAATGGGGCTGTACGGACTTCAGAGCATACAATATCAACTTTGAGAATCGAGCA GCAACAAAAGCAGTAGGCCCTGCCTTAGCTGTGGGAGTGGCATTCGCCCGAGCTTCTTTCTACGGTTGCACGTTCAAATCTTATCAAGACACCGTATTCATAGGGAAGAATGGATCTGCGGTATTCAAGGGAAGTGAAGTTGCCGGTTCAAC GGATTATATATATGGATTTGGTACAGCCTATTTTCTTGAAAGCACTCTGTCGAACCGCGGACCCGGACG CCTCACAGCCTGGAAAG GTGACGATCGCTATAAAAATAAGAATGGGGTGTACTTTGATAAATGCCGGATCACCAAGTCTCCGGATGCCGATCCTAGTCTAGATCTGGTTGGAACTATGGGGCTCGGTCGACCGTGGAATAACCTCTCAACTGTCGTGGTTATGGAT ACCTATATGGACAACACTGTAATGCCAGTTGGGTACACAATTTGGGGGTCGACCGATCCCCGTTTCAACTACAATGTAACATATTTTGCCGAATACAAAAGCCACG GTCCCGGATGGAACGCTACAGCACGGAATATTTCAATAGAAAGAATTTTGACTAGCGCAAAAGAGACTAAGCGATTCTCACTCGGGAGCATCTTTGGCGCAGACCTTAATTGGATCGATTTTTCATACTAG